The genomic window AATCCCACATCCAACCTCATAAGCTTGAGTAGACCCCGAAGGGTCAAGTTGGCAAACCTTCGACGAATTAAAATTTGAGTTCGGTCCGTAACAGAAATGTTGCCAAGTTTGtatccaaaataaaacaaaaagttgAGTCCTACTCCTGCATCAAATAAAGAGGTTCCTTGTCAGAAACGACATACTTATCATCAATTAGAGATGGTCTCGTGAACCAAAGGACAAAACTAATAATATACCCCTTGacatatgaaataaaaaaatctcacCCTGAATCTCCTCGGGCGCACTTTATCGGGACTGTGGCGAGAGTTGTAGACCTGGCGTCGGGGAGCTTCACTTCTGTAATGATCAGCTGCCATGTTATTTTTCTCATGAGATTGATTCCTTGGATTACGAAAAAATTCATCTTTGTCCCAAGTAACCTCATAATCAGCCTTTAACCTTGACCCTTGCTGTTCAATGATAATTCTTAAATCAgcacatataaataaaaatatcaaagcTTTAAATTTTGCTAAGTATTCCTCATGCTAGTTGCTTCCAAATTTTCATTACCTATACCAATCATGAATAATTTCAAGTCTGCAACTGTTAACATATTATCAGTTTCAGCAGTTGCTGACAACACTTTTACTTACTTCAGTTGCCTAGCATATGAACAGGATTGCCTAATTATGTAAAATAACGACAACAAAACAAGCATGTGGAATTTTATTGCAAAGGCTGTAAATCTTTTAAACAATAACTTCCCAATTCCCACATAATAAGTTAAAATAAACTGCATTTTGACATTTTCAAAAACTCTTCTAACTTCTTCATAGGTAGATCTATaagattttcttttgaaattttaaaccaattaaCTACTTGGTTGAAAAATTCTCATGAGCTAGGAGCTAATCCAAATTGAACCTAAACAGATACCTTTTGCAAAGAACGACCACAGAGAACTCTCAATGCATCATGGAAGTCTTTATATTTCTCAAACTGAACCACAATCTTGCAGTAAAGCCCCGACACAAGGTCTCCACTGTCTTCATTTGCATCCTTACCTGAATCGTCCTCAGCAACATTAAGATTCCTATTAAACCAAAGTTAAGGAGCAAAAGAATTAGGTACAATCACATTACTGACAGCTACGTGGGAGCTTGCTTAGCATGTCAAATACAATAATTCTCACATAGGCAACACAAACATTAGCTTTTTTGAGTTTATTAATGTTTGTTgataaattaaatttctttcCAATTCTTAGCACAAGGATAACTAAAACCAAGTAAAGTCTGATCTTCATTCCAAACATACTTCGTCATATTAATCTATAGACTAAAATCATACAGATAAAAGTGACTTAAACTTCTATCAATCACAGATTCACAGTAGGTGTAAAGCTAGTTTGAATAAACTTATTCTCTGTAAACACTTATAGAAAAAGAAACACTACAATAAATTTATGATAACTATAAGTCTTCTAGATAATAATAACTTCCTGtatatgttgaatgttgaaaTCAGCTTTTTAGAAACCCAGTCATTCAACCTCTCCATAAACACTTAAAAGCTCGGTAACTTTTCCGCAAGTGAAGAATTTTCAATTGATCAAAGgaagttaaaagttaaaagttaGTCATCGACCCCTGCTTCTATGTTGGAGATAAAAGGAAGTTAAAAGTTAAGCTTGCAAGCTTGGAAACTGCTAGTGAAATCCCATAAGGAATCATTCAGTGTCACCGAATACCAGCCATAGCGTCTATCGGTGGCGGATTTTGGCCTCTCTGTTACAGTAAATATCGGCCAATATAGCAGGTTTTTCTGCCATAATCCGCTATTGCAGCGCCACAAAATGGCCAATATGGTGGGATTTTGGCTCTCCGCCATTGACAACATTGGAATGCTAGCAATATTCCAAAATCAAACCGGATGATTGAACTGCAAACTAACACTATATATACTGTGATTATTTGAGCGGTTCAATCACACTATCATCTCATTTCGAGCAATTGAACCATTAATACATAGGTCTCACCAGTTCAATATCCAGTTCGGTCTTTAGATTATCTCATTCAACTTCATTATAAACACCTACAAACTTATAGTAACTCTTTCTTAAGTGAAGAATCTTCAATTTATAAGCTCACAAAATATTTCACTCACAAGCTAATCCAAATTCCCCTAACACCAACTTCACTTCAACAATCTGTGCAGTTCACCACAGTATGGTCTCAATTCGAGCAATTTAAAGCAGTTGAACCATAACTCACATGCCTCGCCAATTCAATATCCAGTTCGGTTTTTAAACATTCATATATAAAGCTTATTGATAAATCAACTAACTAACAATTAactgattataaaaaaataaaataaaaactaactaacaattaacaaactctaacaaactaactaaccaaATCAATTACTCTTAACATACATTGCTCAATTTCATCAAGAACTAACTTAACCTCCaatactgtcaaaaaaaaaaaacttaacctCCAAAAGGTTAAATGAATAATccaatttttttagggtttaagAAAAATGCACCTTATCTTCCCAAACTTGGAAAATATAGTATGAGTAACAAGCATAGAAGGCTTAGAAGAAACTCTAGTTTCAGCAAACCACCGCGACGGAACACCACTCATAACAATCGTATCCGGTTCCCTCCTCGAATTCAAATTCCTCTTCCCAAAAGCATAAAACTCTTCCCAATTCTTCttcatcaaatcaaaatcaTCACAATCAGGAACAACAACATCAAGTCTAAACTTAACACCTTGAAGATTCAACTCAACACCATTCAATTTCTCAACCAAACGATTCCTCCATTTCACcacatcatcttcatttttgtCAGTGAGAAACGACAAGTTCCAGATGTGAAGTGTACCGTAAGCGACAGGATCATCGCGTTTACGTTTTTTGAGATCTTTGTTGAAGCGTTTGAAAACGAGATCTTCTTCGGGGAGAGGAAATGGGAGAGTGTGTGAGGTTTGAAGGAATGTGAGTAAAGCGGTTTTCATTTTCCATTCGTCGATTGGAGTTGTGAGAGTGAGAGATGGAGAAGATGGGTGTACGGTGAGGTTGAGTTTGATGCGTGGGAGGAGAGTTAAGTCTTTGTCTATTTCTAAAGGGGATGTTGGAGGAATTAGGTTTAGGTCTTGTTGTTCTTCTTCCAACTTCATTTTCATGCTCATCACTCACTCACTGCTTTTTTTCTTCTGCTACTTGCGAGAAAGATGCTTGTTATCGTCCAAAACGATTCAATCAAAACTCAACTAGTGtatgtaccaaaataaaaacaaagcatgatgtaccaaaaaaaaaaaaaaactcaactaGTAGTgtaaaattatgaataaattattaatttggtttctttttattcaatttttaataatttggtttcttttttattttttgtcaaatagtcaaATTATGGTGAATTAGTGAAATATTGATATTTGAATTCGGACAGCTGATTTAAATTCATGGGgactatttatttaatttaattttaacaaTTATTTAAAGTGGTAAGAGTTTTAACGGCATGTGGTGAgagttttatttataattagatTTTCTCTGAGACacatatttttgtttacaattaagctaaaaaacaaaaaaaaaagttaacgatgatcaaatttaatattttatgcaTATTACTTAAACCTTTCATCAATAGGTCATATCTAATCGCTTACTACAACACATATTCCTAACAAATGAGTATTTAATTAAcgaaattttttttgcaataaatatttaatttggcATAAATATTGCAATAAATATGTGCCTGTAAACTTTTTTACGAATTCACAAGCGGCCCTTAAGCTGCTTCAAGCAAAGTGCTCAAACATGAGAAAAAACGTGTTCCGACAATTAACATGTTTTTATATCATTCGTGTTTGATCTTTTGGCGTCATAGCACTAGATGTTGTTGaccttttgaaaatagttcaaaaggTCATGCATAACAATGTTGTCTCTAGCTCAAGGAGGGCTATGTAAGGTTTTCCAGCCGGAGCTGGCTGCTCAACTGAACTACTTGTGGAAGCTGACCCATCAATAGGAGCAGCGAGGCGGGAAGGCTGATGCAGCTCTTGGTTTACGCTTACTTTTGAGTCTGCATCAGATCTAGGAGACACCCAAAGAGGCATTTCCTCGGTACTGAATAGTGCTCGCACTATAAAGCCAATAGCCAAGGCGGACTCAGTGGCAGACCCCCTCATAAGTCTATAAAGAGAAATACTTAGTTAGACACAATTACAAATTTTAGGTGTATGGCACACACacaataatgaaaaaaataaaaagagaaatgaATCAAttgatgtgactaaattatttttgtattaattttatttatttatgtgccTAAGTAAGGTGTCCAAGCAAGACTTCCTCGTCTATAAATGTAGTTTCCAAAATGATCGATTTTgccatttaaaaatattagtgacgTGGCTTGTTTGCATTTATCTTAATTAATTGTTTGTAAAAGACTATTGAAAAAGACTTTCTGAAAAgagaatgaagaaaacaaaaacagaacagcgagtaagagagagaaagattgaagaagaagaagaagaagaagaagatgggtATGTGCTTTGGTTGCTTCGGTGGAGGTGAAAAgcgtaaagaagaagaaagattaGCCTCCGAAGAAGCGCGTGCCAAAGCTGCCGAAGCCGCACAAAAAAGGTTTATCCGAAACTATCAAatttccctttttctttttcttcccgAATATTCAATCATTCAATTcttgcaacaacaaaaaaaactaaattttcaaGAATTTGTGTTTTCATTTCAATACTCACATGGTTTATTTTATTAGTACCTTTGTGATCATACTGGCGTAGattaatttgtataaaaaaaaatgaattttgataaCTACTGCAtaaatttcaattcaattttgatCATAATTTTATGTTTGAAGTGTAAATTGTAATGCATTCCATACTCTAGAGACATCATTCAAGTGTTACGAGGCTTAATCATGCTATCATATAAGAAAGATGATCATGGCATGTTTGTGGAAGTCATATTAGATAATTCTTGCAAGGCTCGTGGTAATTAAGCGTTTATACCATAGGCGCTTATCAtacaagtgcttatgtatatgttattttttaacaaaagattaaataaagttaaactgtttttatataagttgttttcataagttataaTGGAGAGCTGATGGAGATAAGCCAAAAACAGTTAATAggcatgtcataagttgtttctgtAAGCTCTCCTAAGTCCTAACCAGTTTCATAAGAGCTTGTTTTAGtggataagttcaaataagtcaatcaaaGGATTCAAAACTGCTCCTAAATATGTCATtagttgtttctataagctctcctatacagtTTCACAAGAGCTTTATATTAGTAGATAacttcaaataagtcaatcaaaATAGGCCCTAAATatgttataagctgttttcaataAGCTCTCATAAATAGCTTCGCAAGTGCTTAAGTcggtagataagttcaaataagttgACCCGAACAGGTCCTAAATATGTAATGAAGTTAACTTACATTTAGATGTGGGGTGGAGCAGCATGAACAAACAAAAGACATTAAATGCTGTTATGATTTATATTACTAGTTAATGACAACTTAACAATTTAAGTAATTGTAGATTAACTTGTATCTGTTGATTGCAGGCAAGAGCAATTTGAGAAATCTGCAGCAGGACGAGCTGCACGTGCACATCAACAAGGAATGGCAAAACAAGCTGCAAACTCAAATAAAGGCGAACCAACCCTAAAGGTTTGGTGATTTGAGATGCCACTtctttatttttgacaattctTAATTTGATTCTGCCATTAAATCTGCCGTGTCATCGTATGTGACTATGTTCTAGAGATAGATAGATCTCATGCTTATtgtttattcatttatttaaacaTGCAATTTTCCTGTAATATGCTACTTTCTTTCTtgcccattttttatttttaattaacaatCTTCAAAAAAATGTATAACTCACTAATGTTGtggtttggttttttatttgtGGATGCAGTGGCAGATGGGTTGAGGTTAGGCAATACATTTGTCTGTTGTATCACATGTAAGGTAAATGATCTATCTGATAATTTATAGTTGTTCTGTTCATTTGGCTGTGCAACTTTGTTTAGCTTTAAGATTTATGAAAATTAACAATTGTATGCAAAATTTGATAATAAACCTGTCTGTGCATACTATATTGAACACATCAATGTACTTTCGAATGAGCATGGCCTGAACGGTTTTGAGTTTGTTGTGTTCGAAATTTTTTGCActaaataaatttggaaaaaagcAAAGTAGTGAATCCAACAAACCAGATGGATTTAGATTGAATTCAATGATTTCTTAAGGTAGTGTGGATTAGGATTTAGGATCACTGGTTTTATGTTTGTAACAGATTGATTTGTGTTAACATAGAAACGAATATCAAGTGTTTTTTGGCTTGACAGAATGAAAATGCATCTTTGTTGTTTGGAAGATCAATTTGCCTGATTGGTATCTTTTCTTGTGTTACAGTATTGATGATAGGTTCAGTCACAGATTCTATACACCACGTGTTTTCCTTGTCCCGAAGATCAGTTAAAGGACTTGAATGCAATTGTTTCATATGTAAAATTTGTTGTATACTTGACATGAAAtgttttgtttgattgtaaagAATAATGTGGTGAAAGAAAATGGGTATAAGTTGTGAAGGTAGTTTGACATCACACTCCTTCTCTTTGCATGATATTTCTTTTCAGCAAAACCATATTCACCATATGATTTGGCATGCCTCTTCAGAAATTCGCTATGATGTAGCGATCTTCTTCAGGATTTTCCATAAGATTTGACGTGCTAGTATTCCACTGAATTTATATAAATAGTAGTTGTTCCGATCCGACCTCAAGTTCACATCTCCGAGAAAAGGCGTCTCGATGGTTTGAAATGTGTGAGTGTTATATATAAACTACTCTTAGCTTCGATTACCAACTGGTGTGAGACTATTTTGGTGTATCCGGAGCAATAGTCTTTAGGTTATCACAAATCATAGTAACACTTTCTTGcaatttctctcttttctatCATTTCAATCATGGTGGAATTGAAAcatgtaaaaaatttattacGAACGACCCAATTCTATATCATGTAACCGTTGGAACCAAGTTAGCATTGCTGAAGAGTCAATTGAACCACCACTTTACTATTGAAGGTGACGTTAGAAAGGTGACCAAAGTTTCATATTGTTGCCCTTACATTACACTGAGAGATGACATTATTGGAGTCATCTTAAGAATGGTGATAATGTAAAATATCAATGTTTAACACGTGTAGAAGATGAGATCATATTGTACGTTGCGTTCTAAATAATGTTATGCTTTAAGCTAATATAATTTGTGTATTTTCCATTAATGTTTAAGTTAATGTTATGCTTTTAAGTTAATAGCTTTTGCTTTACCCCCCTTCAAAAATAAAGTGTTGGTTAAATTGACTCTTTAACAATGCGAACTTGGTTCCAATTATTACATGATACAGAACTGGGTCGTACAGAtgttcataataataataattttttacatgtTTTTATTCAACCATGATTGAAATGAGAGAAATAAGAGAAATCATAAGGAACAATTGTGCTTGAATTCGATAGTTTTAACCATTATCCCCCTTTCTCTTTTATTTGAAAcggaaaaatattattaataataaccggtctctgcacaagacgaacaaagGTCGGGATAAACGGAATTACAAAACAAAGATGtcgtatataagcggaacaccaatgaaaaGCTAAAAGACGAACACCACCTAGTAGTACATATTCCACAATCACCAGACCACCTAGAGCACACACCACAAACACCAGACCACCAAAGAGGACCGTTAACCCGACCCAAAAAGATGCCCTAAGACtctaactcccgatctcgaatTAAAAGTGATCGGTCCATCAGCACACAAAAAGCAGCTTTGTGAGCCAAAAATTAATGGGGCAACGTCAGAATGAAACCTAGGCAGTTAAGTCACCAGCTCGCAATCCGCTCCAAAACAGTCAACACCGATGCGAAACAGGTCGACCAGATACAATGAAACCTGCAAATTTTAGTAGAAGATTTGGTAACCCTCAGAGACTCAAAAACGaatcctgcaaatctcaacagattgtAAGCGGTCAGAGAATCCCGTATCGAGGAAAACCAGTCATACACAGCATCAACCTCCCACCGACAGCACCAACACCACTACTTCAACATCTCACCACCACACCTTCGCAACACCTCCAACTCAGAACCATCGCAGCCGCAACCATACCACCCCTTCACTATCTGACGCAGCCACCACCATCCCAACTTAGAACCGTGACAACCACCTATATACTATTTTATAGCATGTGCAAGCACAAACATATGCCAAGACATATGTCATGCATTCCAAGTGGAGCAACCTTCAACACCACTAAAGCATCATCCACTTTGAGAATCCATTTTTGAATGGAAGTCAACACACTACACTATATTGATATTTAAGATCACCTtcataaatcaattaaattgaaTGGTGTGTGCAAAGAATTTAATAAAACATaattctctaaaataaaaaccattccaACACAGATGAATACCATGACGCAAAGGCATCACCTCAAATTAAGTAacaatttaatattatattaagttatttacCAAACCAAACTAATGATTTTCTGTGTTTACTCTGTCAAGTTTAACTGATATTTCATTGCAAACAGGTTGAAGTACTGGTACATCTATAGTTAAGCAACAAGATTGAGCtatacaattttttaacaataagTTAACCAAACAAGGGTAACCAtgcaatgatttttttttcctattagtCGCTGCTTATGTCTTTTCTATTATGATCATGGTGGTGCTTTCCCTAAACCACAAAGAATTTATGTTCTCCAAAAGTCTCGATCACTCAAACTTTTGCACTGGAGTTGAAAGCGATAGCTCATATGCAGCTTGAAAGCAATCTGCTGCTTGTTGTAACGAACCTTCCATTTTTGAAACCAATCCAAGATTGAACCACGCGTCCTGGTTTGTAGGTTCCAATCGTAAAGCATTCATTAAAAAGCTTCTTGCCAATGGAAGTGATTGCATACCAAGTTTAATCAACAACTTTGCAATTGAATTGATACTGGGAATATAATCAGGTTCTATTGAGAATGAGATTGAGTACGAAATAAAAGCTTCCTTGTTTAATGATTGAGCTTCAAACAACTTCCCTGTCATTGCCATAATCGCATAATTTCATATCAGTGATTTGTTAATGCATGATGTTACCATggcaaaaaaaaacataaggcTGAAACATGCAGCttttcatcaataaaaaatgaagaaacatGTTTCAGTTGCTTCAGGTTCCATACCTGTATTATGCCAACTTCTCGGAGAgaaaaactcaagtaattgggCTTTGTCAACACAAGCTTTTGCATTAAGAAATGAATTAAGATCTGTATAAATTGTTGCCAAATCCTGCCATGCTTCCATTTCCAACTTTCGCTCCGTTAATGCCTGCAAAGATATGAAAAGATCTTAATTCCCAATCTTTTATTATAAGCAGATGATAAATACCAcaataaatgaaaattattgCATATTTCCAAAGCCAGTAACCATTGCTTGCTTCTTTACGGTAAGATCTAATATAAATCTGTAAAAGTGATGTTTCCTCAAAAGTAACTAAAACATACCTCATCCTTGAATATTTTTGCTTGATCAAACTCAGAGTTCTTAGCTTGATGCAAAAGCTCCTTTTTGGCTGCTATTACTGTTAACAAGGTTCTGTAGGTCTCTATAGCTTGCTTTGGTTGCTGCTGAGCAATTTGAAGTACAGCTTTGAGTCTTAGTAGTTCTAACTGATCTACGCTACCAGCGTCATCTAAAGCAAAATCAACTATAGTTTCTGCATCCTTAAACCTCTGTTGTGCGGATACGATGAGCGCTAACAGCTCCCAACCTCTTGTAGAACTTCCAGCTATCATATCTGAGTACCTCATTATGTTTTGATAAGCTGCATCTAGATTCCTCTGAACTGCGTTTTCCAGTCCAAGGCTGAACATCACTTCTGCATCATCACTTCCAATTAGAGCAGCTTCGTTTAGAAAGTTCAAAGACTCTTTTTGAAATATAATTCTTTCAGAATCCACTACAGATGTTCTAGCTGCAGCCCCGTAACAAACACCGAGAATTTGTTGGCCTTGAACCAAAAAATGCTCATTTCGATGCTTGGCTAGATCAATAACTTGCTTTGAAAATTTGATGCCTTCATGAGCATGAATTGGATTTTGGGAACACAGTTTTGCACCAAACAAATATGAAGCAAAATGAGGTATATGCTCTGACTCAGAACTACCACAAGCTTTTCTCAAAAGGTTTAACGCTGCTTCATTCTGTCCTGCAGCACTGTAACAAAGAGCGAGAAAGTACCACATCTCAGCTCGACCAAAGATACCTGGTAGGATCTGCTCTACAGAATCTGCCAACGATTCAAACATCCCAGTAACTGAAAGCGAAAATGTAAGATGATCGATTATTTCAGCATCCCAATCTATTTCTTGTAGTGCCATCTTTCCTGATAGTATCAATAACAAAAGTATCGCTTCTTCAATGTTACTCATTGGTGTTGTTGGACCATTCACTTGCAAGTGAGATGGTAGGTTTACTTCAACACCACCATAGAGTAGTGTGGTAGCTAAATCCTTTTGTAGACATGCCAACCTCCTCGCCTCCAAGTTCCATGGCTTGACCAGAGCACGCCGATAAGCAGTGACAGCTTCATCTAGAAAACCTGCCTTGATCCATAGATTTGGAAGCAGCTCCAATGCTCTGTGAAACCATTCCTGCAACTTACAATCTTCACCTATACCATCAGGCATTCCATTAGGAAGAGCTGATTCAATTGTATCCACAATTATTCTGCACTCCTTTGCAGCCTCTGGTACATAAGAAAATGGGCACTAATTAGAGTTCACAGCCTTAAAACACACATAATGTAATCTAGCATTTATAGGCATTTATGAATATGCATTGATGTTAACGTGGAGAATTGTTCAAGGTTCACTTCATTAAAGAATAAAACTTTCAAACCAAgtcattgggctcaagtggttaatgagcttcaccaaaaaggacggatttcgggagaacccgagttcgattcctgggtggaacaatttcttggccaggctttacttacctcgcggccgaactctggattactagGGCCCCTTTCCCctgggaaccagagggttataaaccaaaaaaaataaaaatgaaaaataaaactttcaataaTTGCAGCTTTTAACAAGGGCATGCTGAATCAAACAATACGATAATGTAGATTATGGAAAATGTGCAAAAAAGATAATGATCACTGATCAGGGTTTCAAATTGCTGGCCGCATCACGTGATGCGGCCTCAATGTTGCGGCAGTGTCCACAATTGCACCGGACCGTAATTCCAATGTGATTGTAAATCACTGTAAAACTCGCAAGGCCGCAATGTCTGCAAAGTAGGGAAATGGATCCTCTCGTGTAATTTACACATGAGAGAATAAAGTTTGATCTCTCGCCATTCGAATTCACTCCACCTAAATTTCTCATGTGTTTCTCTCTCTCTGTGAGAGGTAAcactttactctttcatgtgtAAATTACACGGTCCATTCCCCGGAAAGTAGTGGGTGCAATGGCTGCATCGCATAAAGTCACGCATAATGTAGTAGCATTTATAGGCATTTATGAATATGCATTGATGCTAACAACATAGAGAGTTGTTCAAGATTGACTTCATTAATGAACAAAACTTTCAACGATTGTAGTTTTTGACAATAGCATGCTCAATTAAACAGTCCACCAATGTATATTATGGAAAACGTGTAAAAGAGATAATGATCAGGGTTTCAAATTGCGGAAAGCATGCAACGACCACATCACTCCACACCACAcaacaaaaacacacataatGTAGTAGCATTTATAGGCATTTATGAATATGCATTGATGCTAACATGGAGAATTATTCAAGATCTCATCAAAGAACAAAACTTTCAATAATTGC from Trifolium pratense cultivar HEN17-A07 linkage group LG1, ARS_RC_1.1, whole genome shotgun sequence includes these protein-coding regions:
- the LOC123917593 gene encoding protein NPGR1 isoform X1, producing the protein MVCSTLQKVPIFVICVAFDFSLLWKKMLCACSGEQYKFEEAPQSPDSLATRDFSASGLSSRTGDWESKLSDNQVEEVETTLKQADTLNYEEARALLGRLEYQKGNFDAAFKMIQGIEISSLTPGMIRAISERNKLRKSRSKTGTVLPNLMSMHSVSLLIEAILLKAKSLEELKRDEEAAKECRIIVDTIESALPNGMPDGIGEDCKLQEWFHRALELLPNLWIKAGFLDEAVTAYRRALVKPWNLEARRLACLQKDLATTLLYGGVEVNLPSHLQVNGPTTPMSNIEEAILLLLILSGKMALQEIDWDAEIIDHLTFSLSVTGMFESLADSVEQILPGIFGRAEMWYFLALCYSAAGQNEAALNLLRKACGSSESEHIPHFASYLFGAKLCSQNPIHAHEGIKFSKQVIDLAKHRNEHFLVQGQQILGVCYGAAARTSVVDSERIIFQKESLNFLNEAALIGSDDAEVMFSLGLENAVQRNLDAAYQNIMRYSDMIAGSSTRGWELLALIVSAQQRFKDAETIVDFALDDAGSVDQLELLRLKAVLQIAQQQPKQAIETYRTLLTVIAAKKELLHQAKNSEFDQAKIFKDEALTERKLEMEAWQDLATIYTDLNSFLNAKACVDKAQLLEFFSPRSWHNTGKLFEAQSLNKEAFISYSISFSIEPDYIPSINSIAKLLIKLGMQSLPLARSFLMNALRLEPTNQDAWFNLGLVSKMEGSLQQAADCFQAAYELSLSTPVQKFE
- the LOC123917566 gene encoding A-kinase anchor protein 17B produces the protein MSMKMKLEEEQQDLNLIPPTSPLEIDKDLTLLPRIKLNLTVHPSSPSLTLTTPIDEWKMKTALLTFLQTSHTLPFPLPEEDLVFKRFNKDLKKRKRDDPVAYGTLHIWNLSFLTDKNEDDVVKWRNRLVEKLNGVELNLQGVKFRLDVVVPDCDDFDLMKKNWEEFYAFGKRNLNSRREPDTIVMSGVPSRWFAETRVSSKPSMLVTHTIFSKFGKIRNLNVAEDDSGKDANEDSGDLVSGLYCKIVVQFEKYKDFHDALRVLCGRSLQKQGSRLKADYEVTWDKDEFFRNPRNQSHEKNNMAADHYRSEAPRRQVYNSRHSPDKVRPRRFRE
- the LOC123917576 gene encoding uncharacterized protein LOC123917576 produces the protein MGMCFGCFGGGEKRKEEERLASEEARAKAAEAAQKRQEQFEKSAAGRAARAHQQGMAKQAANSNKGEPTLKWQMG
- the LOC123917593 gene encoding protein NPGR1 isoform X2, encoding MLCACSGEQYKFEEAPQSPDSLATRDFSASGLSSRTGDWESKLSDNQVEEVETTLKQADTLNYEEARALLGRLEYQKGNFDAAFKMIQGIEISSLTPGMIRAISERNKLRKSRSKTGTVLPNLMSMHSVSLLIEAILLKAKSLEELKRDEEAAKECRIIVDTIESALPNGMPDGIGEDCKLQEWFHRALELLPNLWIKAGFLDEAVTAYRRALVKPWNLEARRLACLQKDLATTLLYGGVEVNLPSHLQVNGPTTPMSNIEEAILLLLILSGKMALQEIDWDAEIIDHLTFSLSVTGMFESLADSVEQILPGIFGRAEMWYFLALCYSAAGQNEAALNLLRKACGSSESEHIPHFASYLFGAKLCSQNPIHAHEGIKFSKQVIDLAKHRNEHFLVQGQQILGVCYGAAARTSVVDSERIIFQKESLNFLNEAALIGSDDAEVMFSLGLENAVQRNLDAAYQNIMRYSDMIAGSSTRGWELLALIVSAQQRFKDAETIVDFALDDAGSVDQLELLRLKAVLQIAQQQPKQAIETYRTLLTVIAAKKELLHQAKNSEFDQAKIFKDEALTERKLEMEAWQDLATIYTDLNSFLNAKACVDKAQLLEFFSPRSWHNTGKLFEAQSLNKEAFISYSISFSIEPDYIPSINSIAKLLIKLGMQSLPLARSFLMNALRLEPTNQDAWFNLGLVSKMEGSLQQAADCFQAAYELSLSTPVQKFE